GGGTCAGGCCGACCAGGCTGTCGGTCAGGCCGATGGTCCGCAGGATGAGGAACAGCGGCAGGATGATGAGGATCACGGGGAAGACCTGGCTGACCAGGATCCACCCCACGCCCATGCCGCGGACCAGGCCCTTGAGCCGGGCCAGGACGTACGCGCCGGGCAGCGCGATGAGGAGCACGAGCGCGGTCGAGACGAGCGCGACGATCGCGGAGTTCCACGCCGAGCGCACGAGGCCCTGGCGTTCGAGCGCGGCCGAGTAGTTGCCGAGCTCGATGTCCTGCGGGATCAGGCTCACGCTGAGCGAGTTGAGCTCCCCCGACGACTTGAGCGACGCCGAGATGAGCCACAGCAGCGGGAAGCCGAGGAAGACGATGTAGAAGCACAGCGCCACGTACTGGGCTGGCCGGACGAGATGACGCATCAGATCACTTCCCCGTGCTGTCGCGGTCTTGGCGGAACTGGGACCACAGGTAGATCGCGAGCAGGAGCACGACGACGACCACGAGCACGACGCCCATGGCGGCCGCGTAGCCGATGTTCCTGTTCTTGAACGCCTCGAGGTACGTGTAGAGCATCGGCAGCATGGTGCGGCCGCCCGGTCCGCCCTCGGTCAGCACGTAGACCAGGGAGAACGAGTTGAAGTTCCAGATGAAGTTGAGCGAGGTGATCGACGTGATGATCGGGCGCAGGCTGGGGAGGGTCACGGCCGTGAAGCGGCGCCACGCGTTCGCGCCGTCGATCGCGGCGGCCTCGTGGAGCTCGTCGGGGATCTGCTGGAGCCCGGCGAGCAGCGTCACGGTGGTCTGCGGCATGCCGACCCAGATGCCGACGACGATCACGGCGGGCAGCGCGGTCGAGAAGTCCGCGAGCCAGTTGATGTCGTCGGGCAGACCCACGCTGCCGAGGAACGCGTTGAGCGGACCCGCGTTGGGCGAGTAGATCATCCGCCACATGATCGCGACGACCACGGGCGGCATGGCCCACGGGATCAGCGCGAGCACGCGGGTCAGGCCCTGGAGCTTGAGGTCGGAGTTGAGCAGGAGCGCGAGGCCCATGGCCGCGACGAGCTGGAGCAGCGTCACCGACACGGCCCAGATCATGCCGATCCGGAACGAGTCCCAGAAGAACGAGTTGTCAGCCAGGCGGACGAAGTTGTCCATTCCGACGAACGCGTACTCGGGGTTGCGGACCAGGCGCGCGTCGGTGAACGCGAGCCCCACGCCGACGAGGAGGGGGGCGACGCTCAGGACGAGGATCGGGAGCAGCGACGGGATGACGAGGGCGATGGCCTCGCGCCGCTTCGAGCGGGTCATCCCTCCGTTCCGGCGCGGAGTGAGCCGCTGGGGGGCGGGGGAGGCCGGTCGGGGGCCGGCCTCCACGGTGGGCGCTGTCATGACTTCTCTCCGTCGAGTGCGTCGGTCGGTCGGGTGGATTCGCGGACGAGGAGGGTCGGCCCCACGTCCACGTGCCGGGTCTCGTGGGCCGTGCCCTCGACCAGGCCGAGCACGAGCTGCGCGGCGCGGCGGCCACGCTCGGCCGAGCCCAGGGAGACGCTCGTGAGGCTCGGGTGGAAGACGCGGCCGATCTCGGTGTCGTCCATGCCGGTCACGGCGAGGTCGGTGGGGACGTCGAGGCCGCCGAGCCGGGCCGCGTGCATGGCACCGATCGCGAGCAGGTCGTTGGCGGCGACGATCGCGTCGAGGCCACCGTGCGCCGCGCCGCGCTCGATGAGCGCGCGTGTCGCGGCGAGGCCGGCCGCGACCGTGAAGTCCTCGGCGATCTCGACGTCGACGCGCTCGGCGGCGAACCCGGGGGCGGCGACCGCGGCGTCGAACCCTCGCTGGCGGGCTTCGCCGGGGGTCGTGTCGAGGGGGCCGTTGAGGAACGCGATGCGGCGGCGGCCGATGTCGAGCAGGTGGGTCACGGCCTGGCCGATCCCGCCCGCGGAGTCGGTCGAGACCGAGTCGATGCCGTGGGCGCCGAGCGAGCGGCCGATCACGACGACCGGCACGGCGGACTCGTGGATCTCACGCACGAGGTCTTCGCTCATGCGCAGGGGGCTGAGGATGATCCCGTCGACCATGCCGTTCGCGAGGCTGCGCACGAGGTCGGTCGTGGACTCCGCGGTGTCTCCCGTGGTCGTCACGACGACCCGGTAGCCGTAGGGCGCGACGACCGCGTGGATCGCGGACATCATCTCGACGTAGACCTGGTTGCCGATGTCGGCGACCGCGAAGGCGATCTGGAAGGTGCGCTTCATGCGCAGCGAGCGCCCGACGGCGTCGGGGCTGTACCCGAGCTCCTGGGCGGCGGCGCGCACGCGCTCGACCATGGCCTTGCTGGCGCCGGAGCCGTGCAGCGCTCGGGAGGTCGAGGCGAGCGAGACCCCTGCACGCTCGGCGACCTCGTTCAACGTTGCACGTGATGCCATCGGTTCCTGCCCTCTCCGTCGAAGGTGGTGCGGAAGATCTCGATTTGGAAACGTTTCCAACGCAGCGGTGCGAAACACTCTGGAAACGTTTCCGGATTGAGAGGCACTCTTGCACGCGGCCTCGGAGAGTGTCAACCGACGAGCAGTTCCCGCCCGACGGCGGAGCGCGCCTCCCGCACCTGGGCGCGCTCCGGCGTCGGGCCGGACCGGGCTGCGGGCTCCCCACCCGAGCCGCGGGCGCCTCACCCGCGTGCGCTACCCTCGCGGGCATGCCGATGACGTCACGCAGGGACCCCGCCGTGCTCGTCGCCGGGCTGGTCACCTCGATCCTGTGGGTCGGGACGGCGGTCCTCAGCGACTGGGTGCACGCGAACTTCACGTACCGGGTCCACAGCGCGCTCGTCCGCACGTTCCTCCCCCACCCGAACGGGACGTTCCCGGGCGGCTCCGCGATCACGGGTCAGACGATCCTCGCGGCTCTCCTCGCAGGGCTGGTCGTCCTCGTCGTCGCCTACCTCGCGACGCGGCGCCTGCCTCGACGCACCGGCACGTGGGGCGTCTTCCTCGCGACGTGGTTCGGGGTCGTGGCGGGCGGGACGGCGGGATCGGTCGCCGACACGGTCGCGGACATCGCCTTCCCCGCCCCCATGAACCCGGCGTTCCACCTGCTCGCCGCGTCGTTCGCCGGGGGCTGGTGGGGTCTGGTCAACGGCTGGCTCGTGGGCGCGGCCCTCGTCGGAGCCCTCGCCCTGACGAACAGGTCCGCCACGGCGGAGCTCCCCGCGACGCGCAGGTCGCGCAAGCCGCTGCGGGCCCGCGCCTGGCCCGCCGTGCTCGCCGCCGGTCTGACGGCCTCGCTCGTGTGGGTCGCGGTCGGGGCAGGCAGCTCGTGGCTCGTGTGGCACCGCAGCGCGCGCGGCCCGATCGACCTCGTCGCCGAGGCGGCCACGGGGGCGATGATCTTCCGCTTCGCGCCGCAAGGGCAACCGGTCCAGGGCCTGGAGGTGGCGCTCGCGCTGGTCGTGGCCCTGGTCGTCGCGGGTGGGACGTGGCTCGCGACCCGTCGGCTCCCGCCGCGCGCGGGACGCTGGACCCTGGTGCTCGCGGTCTGGTTCGCCACCGTCGCGGCGGCCGTGGGCCCCGCGGCGGCCCGGTCGTTCACGGCCTACGCCGGGTTCGGGCTGCACTCGGCCACGATGAACATGGTCCTGCCGACCATGCAGGCGAGCCTCTTCTGGCCGCTCGTCACGGGGTGGGTCGCGGGCCTGGTCGCCGTCCTCGTGTACGCCAGGACGGGCGGCGCGACCCCTGCGGACCCCTCCCCCGAGGGCTCCCCCGGCCCTGGCGACCTCCCCGAGCCCGACGTCGAGGACGCCCCGCGGAGCGCACTGCACACCGATACCGACGAGCGCTCCCTCGTCCCCTAGGGTGACCGCTGAACGCAGGCGGGGCACCGACGGATCACCGACGAGTCGTCGGGCGACACACCGCCCGGAACAGTGACGAGAGGGTGGCTCATGGCTGAGACAGGTTCGACGAGCGGCATCACGACGGGCTTCGTGGTGACCGAGGCGCAGTTCGAGGAGATGTTCCCGGACCGCAACCCGTTCTACACGTACGCGGGCCTGGTCGCCGCGACCGAGGCGTACCCCGAGTTCGCGACGTCGGGCGGCCCCGAGATCGCGGCCCGCGAGGCCGCGGCCTTCCTCGCGAACGTGAGCCACGAGAGCACGGGTCTGCTGCACGTGAGCGAGCTCAACACGGCCGTGTACTCGCACTACTGCGACCCGACCCAGCCCTACGGCTGCCCCGCAGGACAGGACGCCTACTACGGCAAGGGCCCCATCCAGCTCTCCTGGAACTTCAACTACAAGGCCGCGGGCGACGCCCTGGGCATCGACCTGCTGAACAACCCGTTCCTCGTCGAGACGGACGCGACCGTCGCCTGGAAGACCGCGCTCTGGTACTGGAACACGCAGCCCGGCGAGGGCACCATGACGTGCCACGAGGCGATCGTCGGGGAGCACGGCTTCCGCGAGACGATCCGCGCGATCAACGGCCCGCTCGAGTGCGACGGCGGGAACCCGCGCCAGGTCGCGAACCGGGTGGCGCTGTTCCGCCGCTACGCCGATCTCCTGGGCACCACCACGGGCGACCACCTGACCTGCTGAGCACTGCGGCCCGACGGCGGCGCTCGCCCCGGAGGTGAGCGGCGCCGTCGGGCAGGCTCGGCGCAGCCCGTGTCGCGGGTCCTGCCAGGGCCCCCAGGGCCGTGCTTCCTTCTCGAGTCGACCGAGCGCCTATCCGGACGGGTCCAGCGTCGCCCGCGCCGTCGCCGGGGGATCGCACGGGTCGTCGTCGGTCGTCCACGGGATGCTGAGGGCGTGGACGGACAGGACTGCTCCCGAGGCGTCCAGGACGGTGATCGTGGTCTCGTCCGGGGTGGAGCCCGGAAAGCTCAGGACGCGGGACCTTCGGTCGCCGTCGTCCTCGCCGACGAAGCACGTCTCCGTGGACTCACAGCTCGCCCCGATGGTCGAGCCCGGCGGCAGGTCGGCGGTGAACGAGACGGTCAGCGTGCTCGAGGTGCCGACGGCAGGACAGTCGAGGTTGCTCGAACAGCCCGAGACCAGGACGGCAGGCACCACGAGGCACACGACCGCGGAAGCAGCGGAGCGTCGACGCCTGTGCACACGGGAAGGCTACCAACGCCGTGGCGACGAGGCCCGCTCGTCCACAGGCACGGTGGTCCTGGGGAGGCGCGGGCGTCAGGGGCGCACCGCGAACACCGCGAGCGAGAGCGCGACCGCGTCCTCGACGACCGCGGCCTGCCAGTCGGGGCGCCTGCCGACCGCGGCCGCGCGCCACGCGGCCCCGCCCCAGGTGCCCGCAGCGCCGCCCGCCGCCCCGAGGAGCAGCGGGAGGAGCACCCCGGCCTCGGCGCGGCGCGCGAGCACGAGCGCGCCCACCGCGCCCGAGACCATGCGGATCGGCGGCCCGGGCTGCTCGAGCCGCGAACCCGCGCTCGGTAGCTTGTCCCCCGTGAGCTCGGCCGCGACCCCCAGCGCACCGACGACCTTGGCGAGCACCCCCCACGGCCCCGACAGCGAGGACGTGAGCACCGGAGGAGCCAGGCCGAGCGACGCACGGCTGCCCGCCGCGACCCCGATCGCGAGCGACCGGGCGAGGACGTCGAACGAGGATCGCGAGGTACCACCGGCTCGGGTCATGCTCCCCACGATCACGCGCGGTCCGGGCCCCGGCAACCGGGGGCTCGGCCCGGACGCGTCCTGGTCCTGCCGCCGAGGTCCGGGCTAGCTCGGGCGCCCGTACCGCCCGAGCAGGTGCTGGCCGTACGTGCCCGTCCCGTAGGGGGCGCCCGGCACCATGTGGTGGCCTGCCGCGTACGCCCCGAAGGTCCGCCCCGGCAGCCGCACCCGGGCGACACCGCGGCGGCTGCCCGTCGCCCGCAGCCAGGCGCGCGCGGCCTCGCGGCCCGTGATGCGCTCGGGTCCGCCGACGTCCGCGACCCGGCCCGACGGCCCGGCGGCGACGATCTCCACGAGGCGCGCGGCGACGTCGGGCACCGCGACCGGCTGGACCTCGAGCGCAGGCGTGAGCAGCACGGGCGAGAAGCGCTGCGCGAGGAAGAGGTTGTCGACGAACTCGTGGAACTGCGTGGCCCGCAGGATGGTGTGCGGCAGGCCGGACGCGGCCAGCAGGTCCTCGACCTCGACCTTCGCCGTGTAGTAGCCGAGCGGGATCTGGTCGACGCCCACGATCGACTGGAACACGACGTGCCCCACCCCGGCGTCGCGGGTCGCGGCCACGACGTGGCGGCCCATCTCGACGTCGGCCCGGGGACCGCGGGTCGCCAGGTGCAGGACCGTCTCCACGCCGTCGAACGCTTCCCGCAGGCCCTCACCCGTGGTGAGGTCCCCGGTCACGAAGGCCGGGCCCGGCCGGGTGGACCGGCTGAGCACGCGGACGTCGTGCCCCGCGGCACGCAGGAGCGTCACGGTGGGGGTGCCGAGCGTGCCGGTACCGCCGGTCACGAGGATCGTGGTCATGACCGCATCCTCTCGCGTCGGGCTCAGCCCCGCCGGGCGCTGCGGTCGGACGTCGCGAGCCTCCAGGCGTCCGAGCGTCGAATCCTGACCTGCACCCACACGAGGAACACGTTGAGGCACAGCAGGAACCCGACGCCGACCCAGCGCCCCACAGGATCCTGGTCGCTGTTCCCGCCGAAGATCGCCACCGCCCCGGCGATCACGAAGTTCACGACGATCAGCACGACGACGGCACCGGCGAACGTGCGGAGACCTGCGAGCTTCTTCGCGTCGAGCTGCTTCGGCTCCTCGCCTCCCCCTCCCGCCTGCGGGCCGTTCACGGGAGAGCCTTGCGCAGGGTGGCGAGCGCCTCGGACTGGTCCGCCGGGGCATCGTCGAGGATCGTCAGTCGGCCGTCCGGGTCGGCGGGCTCGATCGCCACCTGCCAGCCTCCCTGGGCGTCGCGGTGCGCGCTGGCGACGGCACTCCCGGTGGCTCTGGTCACCTTCACGCTCACGGCCACGGGCTCGTCTGCGCCCGTCACCTCCACCCCCTGCCGGGCGAGCTCGATCCCAGCGTCCACGAGGTCCTTGCTCCCGTCCACGGGGAGCACGTCCCAGACGTCGAAGCCTCGGGGGCTGAGCAGGAGGACGTCCTGACCGGCACCCACGAGGACAGCGGCGTCCGCCGTGTCGCGACGCGCGACACCGATCTCGACCCACTGATCGGCCGTCGTCAGGACCCCGGCGACCGCGCCGGCCTTCCCCTGGGGGGTGATCCTGCCGTGCCCCAGGTCGACCAGCCCCCGGACGACGAGCGAAGACAGTCCCGCTCTGCGTGAGACCGCGTCCTTCGGGTCAGGGATGCGCAGGCTCGCCGCCGACTGCGCGGCGGCGGCCCCCTCGACGAGCGAGAGGAGCGTCGCGAGCTCGAAGGTGGTCAAGGGGAAGGTGGTGGTCTCGTTGTCCACGTCTCTCCAGTGCTGGGCGGTGTCGACAGGGGGCAGGTCCGGGCATGACGCGGGTCAGTCGAAGGCGAACAGGTTCCGCAGCGGGGCTGTGACGTCGTCGACGAACTCGGCCGTGCCGTCGATGATGTCCTCGGTCGCGCTGGCCGCATCGTCCCACGCGGAGCCTGCGGCTTCCCACGCCGTACCGACTCCGTCGGCGACCCACTCGACCCCGTCCTGCCCCATGCCGGCCAACCACTCGGTCGTCTCCATGCCCGGCGGCGTGAGCTGCTGCAGACCCCACCAGGCGCCGCCACCGACCGCGAGCCCCAGGCCGACCGCCCACCCGACCGGGTTGGAGACGATGAACCCCGTCGCGGCCGCGACACCGAGCCCGCCGGTCACGACCCCCGCAGCCCCCAGCCCCGCAGTGATCGCTCCGTCACCGATCGCCCAACCGTCGCCCTCTGCGACGCCGCCTGCGATCTCGTAGGACCCCTCGACGACCCCGAGCGCACCGAAGACGAGACCGAGACCACCGGCGGCGCCGGACGCCACCTTGCTCGCCGCGACGATCTCGAAGCTGTCGAGGACGTCGAGCGAAGCGCCACCGAAGTCGACCCCCAGGCCGGCGAGGTTGGAGACCTGGCCCACCCACGGCGGGAGAATCCCCAGCCACTGGTCAGGGTTCCCGTCCCCAGGCGTCGAAGGACTCCCCGGCGTTCCTGGTGGGACACCGGGTATGCCGCTCACCGGCGGGAGACCCCCTCCGCCCGGGGGCGTCCCGGGCTGCCCGGACGCTCCGTCGCCCGCCGAGGTCAGTGTCTGCTGCTCGGCATTGCGCGCGAGCACGTCTCCCTGCTCCGACAGGGCGTCGGCCGTCCTGACGAGAGCAGGGAAGAGCCCGCTGTCCCACCCGGCGACGAACTGCTGCTGGTCCGGTCCGTACCAGGTCGCGGCCCGGATGCTCGTCCCGATGCTCGCGCCGAGGGTGCGGAGGTGGTCACCGGCGGTCGTCATGTCCAGGGCCAGCCGACGCAGAGCATCGACATCCGCCCCCTGGAGTCCCTGGCTCATGCTCTCCTCGTGGCGATCTCGTCGGTCAGGGCAGCACACTATCCGACGACGCGGGCCGGTCCGAGGGGGAGAAGTACCCATCGGGTCGCGGGACGCCCAGGTCTTCGGCGTCGTCCACAGATCGCTCTCCGACGTCCTCGTCCACAGGGGGCTGTCCGCGCCCAGCGGCGCTCCCCTCGAGCGCGGCACCTTACCGGCATGAGCCACGGCACCCGCCCTTCCCACCCCCGACGACGCGCGACGAACCGGCACCCGGTCCCGCCCCTGGGCCCGCCCACCCTCCGGGCGCTCTGGGAACGCCAGGCCGCCGAGGCCAACGGTCCCGACGGCTTCCATCACGTCCACGGCCCGCACACGCACGGCTGGCTGCTCGAGGACGCCGTACCCGAGCTCCTGGAACCCGTCCTGCATCCCGACGACGACCCGCTCGAACCCACGTTCTTCGCGAACCTCGGCGGGCCGCTGGCCGCAGCACTCCTCGCGCGGCTCGGCCCGGACCGGCTCGTCCACCGGTCGAACGGCTCACCACCGCTCGGACACCTGCTCCGGACGGCCGCAGAGCACCCCGACGAGGTCGTGCTCCACGGGTTCGTCCTGGGTCCGGGGCGCTGCGACGAGCGACTGGTCGCCGAGGGCGCGATCGTGCGCTTCGAGGCGGACCTGCTCGTGACCGAGCAGCACGTCCCGGACTGCGAGTGCGAGCTCCTGTGGGCGTACGTGGTCGACGAGCTGGGGCTCGGCGACGCCCTGCACGCGCCGCACCGGATCCACCGGATCCACCGGGCGGACGCGCCGGGCGAGACGTGGTGGCGCCTGCTGTGGGCGTAGACGGCTCCCTGCGAGGACCTCTCGGCGATTCCGGCGCGCGCGGCAGCGGGGCCACCGGCGCGGGGGCAGGCGCGTCAGCCCCGGTCGAGGAAGGACTCGCTCGCCCTTTCGAAGCGCCGCATGAGCTCCGCGAAGGCCACGCGGTCCTGCGCCGACCACCCGTCGAGCAGCTCGTCCACGAGCGCGTCCCCCGCCGCGACGAACGTGCGCGCGACGTGTGCCCCCGCCTCGGTGAGACGGACGCGCGAGGCGCGGGCGTCGTCGGGGTCCTCGCGGCGTTCCGTGAGGCCCGCCGCGTCGAGGCGGCGCAGGATCTTGCTCACGTTGGACGGACCCGTGGACAGGTGTTCCGCGATGGCGGAGGGGCGCCGCGGTCCCTGCCGCCACACGACCGTGAGGACCACGATCGCCGGGGTGTCCAGGTCGATCCCCTCGCGCGCCGCGACGGCCGCGAGGAA
This region of Oerskovia jenensis genomic DNA includes:
- a CDS encoding carbohydrate ABC transporter permease encodes the protein MRHLVRPAQYVALCFYIVFLGFPLLWLISASLKSSGELNSLSVSLIPQDIELGNYSAALERQGLVRSAWNSAIVALVSTALVLLIALPGAYVLARLKGLVRGMGVGWILVSQVFPVILIILPLFLILRTIGLTDSLVGLTLVHTTYTLPFALWMLQGYVSSIPIELEEAGSMDGASRLTVLRQIVFPLLMPGVVATAMFSFVSSWNEFFFALVLLQSPENYTLPITLKMFIGGEGKVALGPLAAGAVLAAIPSIVFFSIMQKRLTGGLLSGAVKG
- a CDS encoding LacI family DNA-binding transcriptional regulator, producing MASRATLNEVAERAGVSLASTSRALHGSGASKAMVERVRAAAQELGYSPDAVGRSLRMKRTFQIAFAVADIGNQVYVEMMSAIHAVVAPYGYRVVVTTTGDTAESTTDLVRSLANGMVDGIILSPLRMSEDLVREIHESAVPVVVIGRSLGAHGIDSVSTDSAGGIGQAVTHLLDIGRRRIAFLNGPLDTTPGEARQRGFDAAVAAPGFAAERVDVEIAEDFTVAAGLAATRALIERGAAHGGLDAIVAANDLLAIGAMHAARLGGLDVPTDLAVTGMDDTEIGRVFHPSLTSVSLGSAERGRRAAQLVLGLVEGTAHETRHVDVGPTLLVRESTRPTDALDGEKS
- a CDS encoding chitinase, with product MAETGSTSGITTGFVVTEAQFEEMFPDRNPFYTYAGLVAATEAYPEFATSGGPEIAAREAAAFLANVSHESTGLLHVSELNTAVYSHYCDPTQPYGCPAGQDAYYGKGPIQLSWNFNYKAAGDALGIDLLNNPFLVETDATVAWKTALWYWNTQPGEGTMTCHEAIVGEHGFRETIRAINGPLECDGGNPRQVANRVALFRRYADLLGTTTGDHLTC
- a CDS encoding carbohydrate ABC transporter permease yields the protein MTRSKRREAIALVIPSLLPILVLSVAPLLVGVGLAFTDARLVRNPEYAFVGMDNFVRLADNSFFWDSFRIGMIWAVSVTLLQLVAAMGLALLLNSDLKLQGLTRVLALIPWAMPPVVVAIMWRMIYSPNAGPLNAFLGSVGLPDDINWLADFSTALPAVIVVGIWVGMPQTTVTLLAGLQQIPDELHEAAAIDGANAWRRFTAVTLPSLRPIITSITSLNFIWNFNSFSLVYVLTEGGPGGRTMLPMLYTYLEAFKNRNIGYAAAMGVVLVVVVVLLLAIYLWSQFRQDRDSTGK
- a CDS encoding SDR family oxidoreductase, whose protein sequence is MTTILVTGGTGTLGTPTVTLLRAAGHDVRVLSRSTRPGPAFVTGDLTTGEGLREAFDGVETVLHLATRGPRADVEMGRHVVAATRDAGVGHVVFQSIVGVDQIPLGYYTAKVEVEDLLAASGLPHTILRATQFHEFVDNLFLAQRFSPVLLTPALEVQPVAVPDVAARLVEIVAAGPSGRVADVGGPERITGREAARAWLRATGSRRGVARVRLPGRTFGAYAAGHHMVPGAPYGTGTYGQHLLGRYGRPS
- a CDS encoding MarR family winged helix-turn-helix transcriptional regulator; the protein is MTDAPHTGAGPSDGPAPGDRPAPARVTPSGDERALPAALQGDPRVPGYRSDLLDSLVRVMGLWTSGDFLAAVAAREGIDLDTPAIVVLTVVWRQGPRRPSAIAEHLSTGPSNVSKILRRLDAAGLTERREDPDDARASRVRLTEAGAHVARTFVAAGDALVDELLDGWSAQDRVAFAELMRRFERASESFLDRG